The following are from one region of the Sandaracinus amylolyticus genome:
- the pseG gene encoding UDP-2,4-diacetamido-2,4,6-trideoxy-beta-L-altropyranose hydrolase, which produces MPEPAALSGYGRCRRRSRRGRDRDRARSMTAPVLVVRADAGPRIGVGHVLRSLALAHAWQERGGRAVFLTSSPPRLVERLTREHVEVIGARGTGDGDDLRETLRALRDIAPRAVVVDGYHMGSRYADELARAGHRTLVIDDDGSREAIASDVLNQNLHGDEALYPRANGAVLAGARFAMLRREFLSSSRPDRTHPERASRVLVTFGGADPSRLTTRAIELLRGISPDLEITALVGAANPDAASLSARSTTERGVDTLIDPPDVPVRLARADLAIAASGSTTWELAYLGTPMALVSTAPNQEPVLRSAARLGIAHALGSADDFGAADVREALVHLVGSRTARTELARRGQELIDGEGAARVAMHLDAAELRLRAVRAEDGPLLHAWANDPETRSGSFRSAPIPLDDHLRWFASKRQSIDAWLWIAVDREERDIGLVRFDRSEADVVDIGITIAPEHRGRRLAARVIEAGVARVAWRSGARRVRAFIRCDNPRSRAAFERAGFAHESDTIVADVPAWLLVRPLTSPT; this is translated from the coding sequence ATGCCTGAGCCTGCCGCTCTTTCCGGCTATGGAAGATGCCGACGTCGATCGCGTCGTGGACGTGATCGCGACCGCGCTCGCTCGATGACCGCGCCGGTGCTCGTCGTCCGCGCGGACGCCGGACCCAGGATCGGCGTCGGGCACGTGCTGCGTTCGCTCGCGCTCGCGCACGCGTGGCAGGAGCGCGGTGGGCGCGCCGTGTTCTTGACGTCGTCGCCCCCGCGGCTGGTCGAGCGTCTCACGCGCGAGCACGTGGAGGTCATCGGGGCGCGCGGCACCGGAGACGGCGACGATCTCCGGGAGACGCTTCGCGCGCTGCGCGACATCGCACCGCGGGCCGTGGTCGTCGACGGCTACCACATGGGCTCGCGGTACGCCGACGAGCTGGCGCGCGCAGGGCACCGCACGCTGGTGATCGATGACGACGGCTCGCGCGAGGCGATCGCGAGCGACGTGCTCAACCAGAACCTGCACGGAGACGAAGCGCTCTACCCACGCGCGAACGGCGCCGTGCTGGCCGGCGCACGGTTCGCGATGCTCCGCCGCGAGTTCCTCTCGTCATCGCGCCCCGATCGGACGCACCCCGAGCGAGCGTCTCGCGTGCTGGTCACGTTCGGCGGCGCCGACCCCTCGCGCCTGACCACGCGCGCGATCGAGCTGCTGAGGGGCATCTCGCCCGATCTCGAGATCACCGCGCTCGTGGGCGCAGCGAATCCCGACGCGGCCTCGCTCTCCGCGCGCTCCACGACGGAACGCGGCGTCGACACGTTGATCGATCCTCCCGACGTTCCGGTGCGGCTCGCGCGGGCCGACCTCGCGATTGCCGCGTCGGGCAGCACGACCTGGGAGCTCGCCTACCTCGGCACGCCCATGGCGCTCGTGTCGACGGCGCCGAACCAGGAGCCCGTGCTCCGCTCCGCAGCTCGCCTCGGGATCGCGCACGCGCTGGGATCTGCAGACGACTTCGGGGCCGCCGACGTGCGTGAAGCCCTCGTGCACCTCGTGGGCTCACGCACGGCACGGACGGAGCTCGCGAGGCGCGGCCAGGAGCTGATCGACGGCGAAGGCGCCGCGCGCGTCGCGATGCACCTCGACGCCGCCGAGCTGCGGTTGCGGGCGGTGCGCGCCGAAGACGGTCCGCTGCTCCACGCCTGGGCGAACGACCCCGAGACTCGCAGCGGGTCCTTCCGGAGCGCACCGATCCCGCTCGACGATCACCTCCGCTGGTTCGCGAGCAAGCGGCAGAGCATCGACGCGTGGCTCTGGATCGCCGTCGATCGCGAGGAGCGAGACATCGGCCTCGTCCGCTTCGATCGGTCCGAGGCCGACGTCGTCGACATCGGGATCACGATCGCGCCCGAGCACCGTGGCCGCCGGCTCGCAGCGCGCGTGATCGAGGCCGGTGTCGCGCGAGTCGCATGGCGCTCCGGAGCGCGTCGCGTCCGCGCGTTCATTCGATGCGACAATCCGCGTTCGCGCGCTGCGTTCGAGCGCGCCGGGTTCGCGCACGAGTCCGACACCATCGTCGCGGACGTACCCGCGTGGCTCCTCGTTCGCCCCCTGACCTCACCGACCTGA
- the pseC gene encoding UDP-4-amino-4,6-dideoxy-N-acetyl-beta-L-altrosamine transaminase has protein sequence MSQRLLPYGRQLIDDDDVAAVVETLRGDWLTQGPTVARFEGAVAEVAGARYAVAVASGTAALHLACLAAGVRAGVGGVTSDITFVASANAIRYAGGAPRLADVDPETALVRVDSMRAAANDLARAGQATRVLIPVDFSGAIADLPAVRALADELGAIVIEDAAHSLGASYEHDGRAHRAGSGSHAHMAIFSFHPVKHVTTCEGGAIVTNDEGAYRELLELRTHGITKDPARLTRNEGPWYYEQRTLGYHYRITDVQCALGLSQMRKAARFVERRRELAARYDRALAALADRIVPLRVRPGVTSSYHLYVARLVPRDREALESVAARRLALYTALREAAILPQVHYIPVHRQPDFVASGLSGGVFDGAERYYAGCLSLPLFPAMEDADVDRVVDVIATALAR, from the coding sequence GTGAGCCAGCGTCTTCTCCCCTACGGTCGGCAGCTCATCGATGACGACGACGTCGCGGCGGTCGTCGAGACGCTGCGCGGCGATTGGCTCACTCAGGGCCCGACCGTCGCACGATTCGAAGGGGCGGTCGCGGAGGTCGCGGGCGCGCGGTACGCCGTCGCGGTGGCGTCGGGCACGGCGGCGCTCCACCTCGCATGCCTCGCGGCGGGCGTGCGCGCCGGCGTCGGCGGCGTCACGTCGGACATCACGTTCGTTGCCTCCGCGAACGCGATTCGCTACGCGGGCGGAGCACCTCGCCTCGCGGATGTCGATCCCGAGACCGCGCTCGTGCGGGTGGACTCGATGCGCGCGGCCGCGAACGACCTCGCGCGAGCCGGTCAAGCCACGCGCGTGCTGATCCCCGTGGATTTCTCGGGAGCAATCGCCGATCTGCCGGCGGTCCGCGCGCTCGCCGACGAGCTCGGCGCGATCGTGATCGAGGACGCCGCGCACTCGCTCGGCGCGAGCTACGAGCACGACGGTCGCGCGCATCGTGCGGGCAGCGGATCGCACGCGCACATGGCGATCTTCTCGTTCCATCCGGTGAAGCACGTCACGACGTGCGAGGGCGGCGCGATCGTCACGAACGACGAGGGCGCGTACCGCGAGCTCCTCGAGCTGCGCACCCACGGGATCACCAAGGATCCTGCGCGCCTCACGCGCAACGAGGGGCCCTGGTACTACGAGCAGCGAACGCTCGGTTACCACTACCGCATCACCGACGTGCAGTGCGCGCTCGGCCTCTCGCAGATGCGCAAGGCTGCGCGCTTCGTCGAGCGACGCCGGGAGCTCGCAGCGCGCTACGACCGGGCTCTCGCCGCGCTCGCCGATCGGATCGTGCCGCTCCGCGTGCGTCCCGGGGTGACGTCGTCGTACCACCTGTACGTGGCGCGGCTGGTCCCGCGCGATCGGGAGGCGCTCGAGTCGGTCGCGGCGCGTCGGCTCGCGCTGTACACCGCGCTGCGAGAGGCAGCGATCCTGCCGCAGGTCCACTACATCCCTGTCCACCGCCAACCCGACTTCGTCGCGAGCGGGCTCTCGGGCGGCGTCTTCGACGGCGCCGAGCGCTACTACGCGGGATGCCTGAGCCTGCCGCTCTTTCCGGCTATGGAAGATGCCGACGTCGATCGCGTCGTGGACGTGATCGCGACCGCGCTCGCTCGATGA
- a CDS encoding dTDP-glucose 4,6-dehydratase, with protein sequence MRCLITGGAGFIGRWVVQRLLDDGHEVLALDDLSNGRRENLRELEGHPGFTGLVHGDLADPEVLGSVFRRGPWDLVLHLGASIHVQKSIDDPYPTFRNDVEGTFRVLEACRREYFARNGLDVDARQFDFDRDVPRLRDRRPRVVVMSTCMVYATSSTPIVETHPFRPASPYAASKIASDHLALSYFHAYRLPVTVVRPFNTYGPFQKSNGEGGVVSIFLQRDLAGKPLLVKGTGEQTRDLLYVEDCADFVVRAATSDAAEGEVINAGTGRDIAVRDLAELCRTGSNIVERVPHDHPQAEIMRLCTDASKAKRLLGWEPKTSLEEGLRRTRAWLDSNRWAW encoded by the coding sequence ATGCGCTGCTTGATCACCGGAGGAGCGGGATTCATCGGGCGCTGGGTCGTGCAGCGTCTCCTCGACGACGGGCACGAAGTGCTCGCGCTCGACGACCTCAGCAATGGCCGGCGAGAGAACCTGCGCGAGCTGGAGGGACACCCGGGGTTCACCGGCCTCGTGCACGGCGACCTCGCCGATCCCGAGGTGCTCGGCAGCGTGTTCCGCCGTGGGCCGTGGGATCTCGTGCTCCATCTCGGCGCGTCGATCCACGTGCAGAAGTCGATCGACGATCCGTACCCGACGTTTCGCAACGACGTCGAGGGCACCTTTCGTGTGCTCGAGGCCTGCCGTCGCGAGTACTTCGCGCGGAACGGCCTCGACGTCGATGCGCGACAGTTCGACTTCGATCGCGACGTGCCGCGCCTGCGCGATCGGCGTCCGCGCGTGGTCGTGATGTCGACCTGCATGGTGTACGCGACGTCGTCGACGCCCATCGTCGAGACGCATCCGTTCCGACCTGCATCGCCGTACGCGGCGTCGAAGATCGCATCGGATCATCTCGCGCTCTCGTACTTCCACGCGTATCGGCTGCCGGTCACGGTCGTTCGGCCGTTCAACACGTACGGCCCGTTCCAGAAGAGCAACGGCGAAGGGGGCGTCGTGTCGATCTTCCTGCAGCGCGATCTCGCCGGGAAGCCGCTCCTCGTGAAGGGCACGGGTGAGCAGACGCGTGACCTCCTGTACGTCGAGGACTGCGCCGACTTCGTCGTGCGCGCTGCGACGAGCGACGCGGCCGAGGGCGAGGTGATCAACGCCGGCACCGGCCGCGACATCGCAGTGCGCGACCTCGCGGAGCTCTGCCGAACGGGCTCGAACATCGTCGAGCGGGTGCCGCACGATCACCCGCAGGCCGAGATCATGCGGCTCTGCACCGACGCGTCGAAGGCGAAGCGCCTTCTCGGATGGGAGCCGAAGACGAGCCTCGAGGAGGGTTTGCGTCGCACTCGCGCGTGGCTCGACTCCAACCGATGGGCGTGGTGA